From the genome of Desulfobaculum xiamenense:
GATGAACCCACCGGCAGTCTGGACGAAAGAAATGGCGAGAAGATAGGAAGCCTGCTCTTCGATCTCAACCACGAACTTGGAATGACGCTTGTCGTCGTTACGCACAACCACGATCTGGCCCTGAAAATGAACAGACGCTTGGAACTGCGCTCCGGAGAACTCTATGAACAAGTTGATTGAGCGGATGCGGCTCTTGTGCGCCTGCCTTGCGGCGTGCGCAATTCTCGCGGGTATCCGACCCGCCGCCGAGGCTGCGGAAGCCGTGCGGCTCAAGGTCGTTGTGCTGCCCTTTGAGGTTCGCGCCGACCAGCAGCTCGACTACCTGAAGCAAAGCCTGCCCCAACTCCTCAATGACCGGCTCAAGGAGCTGGGCTTCGACGTGGTGGGGCATGACGATATGTTCAAGCTGCTTGAACAGAACGACATCGAATATCTCGACCTCGCGTCCGCGAAGGACATTGCGCTGCTCGCCGGGGCGAACTACGCCCTGTACGGCAGCTTCAATCAGCTTGGGGAAACCCTCAGCCTGGATGTCCGTCTCGTGGAGGCCTTCGGTCTCAAGCCCCCCAAGCCGCTGTTCGTGGTCAAGGAAGGGCTGATCAACGTCATCCCCGCCATTCAGGAGCTCGCGGACAAGGTTCGCATGGAGCTTCTGCGCAAGCAGAGCATCGCCGTCATCGACGTCGAGGGCACCAAGGTTCTCGAAAAGGACGTCGTGCTCATGCGCCTGCGCACTCGGCAGGGCGACATCTACGATCCCAAGGCCCTCAACGAGGAAATCAAGCGCGTGTACGAGCTTGGCTACTTCGAGGACGTGCAGGCCCGCATGGACGACCTGCCGGACGGCATCAAGCTGACCTTCGTGGTCAGCGAGCGTCCGCGCATTCAGGCCGTGAGCATCCTCGGCAACGAGGAACTTGACGCCGACGACGTGCTGGAACTCATGTCCACCAAGACCGGCGCGGTCCTCAACCCCAAGGTGCTCGCCGACGATCTGACCAAGATTCGCGAGGAGTACCGCAAGAAGGGCTACTACAAGGCCGAGGTCACCTACGAGCTTGAGGAGTCCGACGCCAAGCAGGCCCGCCTGAACATTCGCATCAAGGAAGGCAACAAGCTCTACATCCGTGGCATCGCCATCGAGGGTGCCGAGCAGATGGACGAGGATGATCTGAAGGGCGAGCTGGCTCTCGACGAGCGCGGCATCTTCTCGTGGATCACCGGTTCCGGCGTGCTCAAGGAAGACCTCCTCACCCGCGATAGCGCCGCCATTGAGGCCTACTACGGCAACCACGGCTTCATCGACGTAAAGGTCGGCCAGCCTGAGGTTCGCTACGAGGACGACGGCATCTACATTACCTTCAAGGTCGAGGAAGGCACCCGCTACAAGGTCGGCAACATCGCCTTCAAGGGCGACATTCTCGAAAGCGAGCAGAAGCTCGCCGAGGTCACCCGCATCGACGATCTCGCCGCCGAGGACGACTACTTCAACCGTTCCGTGCTGCATAGCGACTCGCAGCGGCTGACGGAGTACTACTCCAACTACGGCTACGCCTACGCCGAGGCCGACTACCACCTGTCGCCCAACCGCGAGGCCGCGACTGTCGACATCGAGTTCGAGCTGCGCAAGCGTGATAAGATTTACATCCGTCAGGTCATCATCGAGGGCAACTCCAAGACCCGCGACAACGTCATCCGCCGCGAGATGCGACTCTCCGACGGCGACCTCTACAGCGGTTCCATGCTGCGTCGTTCCGGCCAGCGCCTCGGCTACCTCGATTACTTCGATAGCGCCGACATCGAGCCGGTTCCCACCGGCGAGCCTGGCCTTATGGACCTCAAGGTCAAGGTGAAGGAGAAGAACACGGGTCGCCTGTCCGCTGGCGTGGGCTACTCCAGCGCCGACGGCGGCTTCCTCGCCGGTTCCATCGAGGAGCGAAACCTCTTCGGAAAGGGCTACTACACCGGCTTCACCGGTACCATTGGCGGGTCCGACTCCAACTACAACATCAGTTTCACCAACCCGCAGGTCAACGACTCCCCGCTGTCCATGGGCGGCGACCTCTACCTGACCAAGGTTGACTGGGACGACTACGACCGCGATACCGTGGGCGGCCGTGTGCGCATGGGCTACCCCCTTGGCGAGTACACCAACTTCATCTGGAACTACCGCCTCGAAAACTACGAGGTGTCCGAGGTGCAGGATGACGCTGCGTGGGAAATTCGCGAGGTCGAGGGCAACCACTGGCTGAGCTCCATGACCTTCGGCATCAAGCGCCGGACCACGGACCAGCGTCTCGATCCCACCTCCGGTTCCGTCTCCAGCCTTTCGCTGGAATACGCGGGTGGTGCGCTGCTGGGCGACGACGAGTTCATCAAGCTCATCGCCGAGCACAGCCAGTACTTCCCGCTGTGGCTCGACACCACCTTCCACGTGCACGGACGCTTCGGCTACGCCTTCGAGAACGGCAGCGACGAGATTCCGGTCTTCGAGCGCTTCTACCTCGGCGGTATCAACTCCGTGCGTGGCTATAGTTCCCGCCGGATTTCGCCTATCGACCCCGCGACTGGGGACCGTATCGGCGGCGACAAGATGGCCTTCGTCAATCTGGAGTACCTCTTCCCGCTGCTGGAGGACCTTGGCGTGAAGGGCGTGGTGTTCTTCGACGCGGGCAACGTGTGGGATGACGACGAATCCATGGATTTGGACTGGAAGAAGAGCGTCGGCGGCGGTATCCGCTGGTACTCGGCCTTCGGTCCGCTGCGCCTTGAATACGGCTACGCCCTCGACGAAGTCCACGATCAGGGCGGCAAGGGCAAGCTCGAATTCTCCATGGGCCAGTTCTTCTAGAATAATTGGGCAAACCCGCGCCCCGTGGTCGCTGTGTCGCGTGACATGCCGACGGCGGGGCGCGATTTCGGTTTACGGAATTGAAAACACCTCTCTTGTATAAGGAGTGAATCATGCGGAAAATTCTTCTCGCAATCGTTGCAGTCGTTCTTCTTGCTCCCGCCGCCTGGGCACAGGGCCCCATCGGTGTGGTGGACATG
Proteins encoded in this window:
- the bamA gene encoding outer membrane protein assembly factor BamA, with product MNKLIERMRLLCACLAACAILAGIRPAAEAAEAVRLKVVVLPFEVRADQQLDYLKQSLPQLLNDRLKELGFDVVGHDDMFKLLEQNDIEYLDLASAKDIALLAGANYALYGSFNQLGETLSLDVRLVEAFGLKPPKPLFVVKEGLINVIPAIQELADKVRMELLRKQSIAVIDVEGTKVLEKDVVLMRLRTRQGDIYDPKALNEEIKRVYELGYFEDVQARMDDLPDGIKLTFVVSERPRIQAVSILGNEELDADDVLELMSTKTGAVLNPKVLADDLTKIREEYRKKGYYKAEVTYELEESDAKQARLNIRIKEGNKLYIRGIAIEGAEQMDEDDLKGELALDERGIFSWITGSGVLKEDLLTRDSAAIEAYYGNHGFIDVKVGQPEVRYEDDGIYITFKVEEGTRYKVGNIAFKGDILESEQKLAEVTRIDDLAAEDDYFNRSVLHSDSQRLTEYYSNYGYAYAEADYHLSPNREAATVDIEFELRKRDKIYIRQVIIEGNSKTRDNVIRREMRLSDGDLYSGSMLRRSGQRLGYLDYFDSADIEPVPTGEPGLMDLKVKVKEKNTGRLSAGVGYSSADGGFLAGSIEERNLFGKGYYTGFTGTIGGSDSNYNISFTNPQVNDSPLSMGGDLYLTKVDWDDYDRDTVGGRVRMGYPLGEYTNFIWNYRLENYEVSEVQDDAAWEIREVEGNHWLSSMTFGIKRRTTDQRLDPTSGSVSSLSLEYAGGALLGDDEFIKLIAEHSQYFPLWLDTTFHVHGRFGYAFENGSDEIPVFERFYLGGINSVRGYSSRRISPIDPATGDRIGGDKMAFVNLEYLFPLLEDLGVKGVVFFDAGNVWDDDESMDLDWKKSVGGGIRWYSAFGPLRLEYGYALDEVHDQGGKGKLEFSMGQFF